One Paenibacillus crassostreae DNA segment encodes these proteins:
- a CDS encoding YfhD family protein: protein MSKNKRKDTIMTKTEKTIELMSMKEEDVEFSALLADTDDVEALVRSEDADQRQIRKMRPST from the coding sequence ATGTCCAAAAACAAACGTAAAGATACGATTATGACGAAGACAGAGAAAACTATTGAACTTATGTCAATGAAAGAGGAAGATGTTGAATTCTCTGCGCTCCTCGCGGATACGGATGATGTTGAGGCGTTAGTCCGAAGTGAGGATGCGGATCAAAGACAGATAAGAAAGATGAGGCCGTCGACGTAA
- a CDS encoding Na/Pi cotransporter family protein, producing MFHTILFPILYGLSIFLIGMKVMEIALARWAGPVLVSLLSKATSSPIKGMLFSTLITAVLQSSTAVTVITIGLVNAGLLTYARTLGIILGTNIGTCLTTELMGLQLGQIAIPLLLLSIVTWGAAVILHDYTPRKLRYFKHVFEPLQYISLVIAGFALIMFGIHVMQSIGPTLDSYGVFAWFIERASQNVLWGIIAGACLTALIHSSAAVIGLAMGLASSGALPVEIGIAIVLGSNVGTCVTAVIAAASSSPSGKFVAWTHVILNVGGAALFMPFIQQLHDVSSWISSDLGRQIAHSQTIFNILCSLIALPICYLPIWKRIHHSSS from the coding sequence ATGTTCCATACTATTCTCTTCCCTATATTATATGGGCTTTCCATATTTCTAATCGGTATGAAAGTGATGGAGATCGCTTTAGCACGCTGGGCAGGTCCTGTATTAGTTTCACTTTTAAGCAAGGCAACTTCGTCGCCTATCAAAGGTATGCTGTTCAGTACTCTTATTACAGCCGTTTTACAGAGCAGCACGGCCGTAACTGTCATTACCATAGGTCTCGTAAACGCGGGTCTTCTCACCTACGCTAGAACGCTAGGTATCATTCTCGGTACCAACATTGGGACTTGCCTCACCACCGAACTAATGGGTCTACAATTAGGACAGATCGCTATCCCATTGTTACTCTTGTCTATCGTAACATGGGGTGCCGCGGTCATTCTCCATGATTATACACCTAGGAAATTACGTTATTTCAAGCATGTATTCGAACCCCTACAATATATCTCCCTTGTGATTGCTGGATTTGCTCTGATCATGTTCGGAATTCATGTCATGCAATCGATCGGACCGACTTTAGATTCTTATGGCGTCTTCGCATGGTTCATCGAACGAGCCTCTCAGAATGTCCTGTGGGGAATTATTGCTGGTGCATGTCTAACCGCACTCATTCATAGCAGTGCAGCTGTAATCGGTCTGGCCATGGGACTTGCCAGTTCTGGTGCCCTTCCTGTAGAGATTGGGATCGCCATCGTCCTAGGATCGAATGTAGGTACTTGTGTAACAGCTGTTATAGCAGCAGCTAGCAGTTCTCCATCAGGTAAATTTGTCGCTTGGACTCATGTGATATTGAATGTAGGCGGTGCAGCATTATTCATGCCCTTCATTCAACAATTGCATGACGTTTCTTCTTGGATATCCAGTGATCTTGGAAGACAAATTGCCCATTCGCAAACGATATTTAATATCCTCTGCTCACTTATTGCCCTTCCTATATGTTATCTTCCTATTTGGAAGAGAATCCATCACTCATCATCCTAA
- a CDS encoding amidase family protein, protein MNMDLEQWIIEADITGMQTAMEAGSISSEQLVQVYFDRINKYDSSINSILEINPEALHIARALDRERKETGSRGRLHGIPILLKDNMDTADKVHTSAGSIALSDSFATVDSFVASKLRSAGAVLLGKANMTEWSNFMSSKMPAGYSSRGGLVLSPYSPGEFFINGSSSGSAAATAANLSAAALGTETAGSIVGPACQNFLVGIKPTVGLVSRAGIIPISSTQDTPGPIARTVTDATIILSVLTGVDDKDPATLSSKNHSYVDYTQFLDENFLGRARIGIPRHYYKDLDEERLSIMEAAISTLENAGATIVDPVSLHVEHNNWNNDVICYEFKKGLNKYLSQRSESVPVHSLQELIEYNNLHAKTACKYGQDTLIKSEENTLNEQTYLQKQQEYNELALSEGIDNVLEKYNLDALMLPGDVDGMYIAARLGYPLICVPAGYSTNGVIDKDGDRTKGPFGVVFSGKAFSEPTLIKIAYSFEQATHHRFPPSLG, encoded by the coding sequence ATGAATATGGATCTAGAACAATGGATTATTGAAGCGGATATAACGGGTATGCAAACTGCGATGGAAGCAGGTTCAATAAGTTCTGAACAACTCGTTCAAGTATATTTTGATCGAATTAATAAATACGATTCTTCAATTAATTCGATATTAGAAATAAACCCAGAAGCTTTACATATAGCGAGAGCTTTAGATCGAGAACGTAAAGAAACAGGGAGTCGTGGAAGATTGCATGGTATTCCTATCTTATTGAAGGATAATATGGATACAGCGGATAAAGTGCATACCAGTGCAGGATCAATAGCTTTATCAGACTCATTTGCTACGGTAGATTCGTTCGTAGCGTCTAAACTTCGTTCAGCAGGAGCTGTTCTTCTAGGAAAAGCAAATATGACAGAATGGTCCAATTTCATGTCTAGTAAGATGCCAGCGGGATATAGTTCACGAGGGGGACTTGTTCTAAGCCCTTATAGCCCTGGTGAGTTTTTCATAAATGGCTCAAGTTCAGGATCAGCGGCAGCTACTGCAGCTAATCTATCAGCCGCAGCGCTTGGAACAGAAACGGCTGGATCTATTGTCGGTCCTGCATGTCAGAATTTCCTGGTTGGGATCAAACCGACGGTAGGATTAGTTAGTCGAGCTGGAATCATTCCCATTTCCTCTACACAAGATACTCCCGGACCTATAGCTAGAACGGTTACGGATGCGACTATTATTCTAAGTGTATTAACAGGAGTTGATGATAAGGATCCTGCTACATTATCGAGCAAGAATCACTCTTATGTAGACTACACTCAATTCTTAGATGAGAACTTTTTAGGCCGTGCAAGAATAGGAATTCCAAGACATTATTATAAAGATTTAGATGAGGAAAGACTTTCTATTATGGAAGCAGCTATATCGACATTGGAAAATGCGGGTGCGACAATAGTAGATCCGGTTAGTCTTCATGTTGAACACAATAATTGGAATAATGATGTCATTTGTTATGAATTTAAGAAGGGTCTGAATAAGTACTTATCACAACGAAGTGAATCTGTACCAGTTCACTCTTTGCAAGAATTAATTGAATATAATAATCTCCACGCTAAGACCGCTTGTAAATATGGGCAAGACACTCTCATCAAGTCGGAAGAAAATACATTGAACGAGCAAACTTATCTGCAGAAACAACAAGAATACAATGAATTAGCGCTTAGTGAAGGAATCGATAATGTATTAGAAAAATATAACCTAGATGCATTAATGTTACCGGGTGATGTGGATGGTATGTATATTGCCGCACGACTGGGATATCCCCTGATTTGCGTACCAGCAGGTTATTCCACAAATGGCGTCATCGACAAAGATGGCGATCGTACAAAGGGACCGTTTGGTGTTGTCTTTTCTGGAAAAGCCTTTAGTGAACCTACTTTGATCAAAATAGCCTATAGCTTTGAACAAGCAACTCATCATCGCTTCCCACCTTCATTAGGTTAG
- a CDS encoding site-2 protease family protein yields MEFLNKILIHPIDKMPFFLIAIVLAFTVHEFSHAYFANKFGDPTAKLLGRVTLNPAVHFDLFGIILLVIAGFGWARPVPVNRDNFERPRLMGAIVSLAGPLSNFILGILGSLVYAGLVQFDVLSSISNMKLAEAIAMTFYFIIMMNFFLSLFNLIPLPPLDGYRILEDIAPRDVRQKLVHFEQWALLIFLMILIIPGLQAYTITPLYQAANSMYISFVKMFMLMFGA; encoded by the coding sequence ATGGAGTTTCTAAATAAAATATTGATTCATCCGATTGATAAAATGCCTTTTTTCCTAATTGCGATCGTATTAGCATTTACGGTACATGAATTTTCACATGCATACTTCGCCAATAAATTCGGTGATCCTACAGCCAAGTTATTGGGGCGGGTGACGTTAAATCCAGCAGTTCATTTTGATTTGTTTGGGATTATTTTGTTAGTGATTGCTGGATTTGGATGGGCAAGACCGGTTCCCGTTAATCGTGACAATTTTGAGCGTCCCCGTCTGATGGGAGCGATTGTATCTCTAGCAGGACCCCTTAGTAATTTCATTTTAGGTATTCTAGGATCACTTGTTTATGCAGGACTTGTGCAATTTGATGTATTAAGTTCCATTTCGAATATGAAACTAGCAGAAGCGATAGCAATGACTTTTTACTTTATTATTATGATGAACTTTTTTCTGAGCCTATTTAACCTTATCCCATTACCACCCTTGGATGGTTACCGGATTCTTGAAGATATCGCTCCTCGTGATGTTAGACAAAAGCTAGTGCATTTTGAACAGTGGGCATTATTGATATTTCTAATGATTCTGATCATTCCTGGGCTGCAGGCGTATACGATTACACCGCTCTACCAAGCGGCAAATTCAATGTATATAAGTTTTGTTAAAATGTTTATGCTGATGTTTGGAGCTTAA
- the addB gene encoding helicase-exonuclease AddAB subunit AddB has product MVVHFLIGRSGSGKTTNILQQISAELSRSSQGNPMVLVVPEQGSYQAENALVTSGSVRGIARAQVLSFQRLAFRVMQETGGSARVGISEEGKRMLLYKIIQRRKEELKLFGPSGDQVGFVGRLGQLYTEMKRYCIDASNVSEQLALMNSNGLGTPILRDKLGDIVTLYRDFEHELSPLYMDNEDYLMTLAEAIPNSPYVKDADIWIDSFHGFTPQEYTVLQQLMLHASSVTIALTLDKTYEMGILPHELDLFHPSATTYAKLKGMAGELGIETSDRLLSPNNLPKFVNSPELAHLERGYDRRIPWREDQQTEQLESHGISIHAAVNRRAEVEGALREMLRLVRKEGVRYREMAIFVRQIGDYEPILGPLCRDYDVPFFLDQKRSELHHPLVEFIRSALDIVKRRWKYEDVFRCIKTDLLLPLDGSVNRKDMDKLENYVLACGIHGYRWTDGQPWRATPSLSLEGDANIDREQQGEELLALMERCRATISSPLLSFENRVKTAKSAQDLCTAVYLLLEEAQVPHKLDLLSHEALEAGQPEAAKEHRQLWGAVLDLLDQIVELMGEEHISFDLFMGILDTGLTELKLSLVPPSIDQILIGNMDRTRTNGVKYAFLLGFNDGVVPAILQEDGVLTEQERLLLSDTGMELAPSISRKLLDERFLIYNALTSASQHVWISYASADEEGKALLPSEVIRHVKKMFPFLKEQSLVGQAQRGQTREEQLDFVTNPKLTLSQLIIQLRNWKNGSEISDLWWEAYNWYLQHEQWREPMLMLLRSLFYVNEGAPLARKTSRRLYGSRIRTSVSRMEKFVACPFSHFASHGLKLKERQMYRLKAPDIGQLFHSALSDIATQLQSRRVSWGSLTLEECRSEANIAVDRLTPLLQGEILLSSKRYAYISRKLKNIVGRASMILGEHARRGNFEPVGLELDFGTGKTLPALNFPLENGSMMEVVGRIDRVDMAQGEQGIMLRVIDYKSSRNDLKLHEVYYGLSLQLLTYLDVLLTYSEEWLGRTAIPAGTLYFHVHDPLLQSTNGMSAEQAADELLKRFKMKGLLLADRDVIAQMDTSLDKGYSTILPVALKSDGSFYSSAAVASKEQWGSLLATVRSNITNIGTRITEGEVKVEPYRIQNEIACTFCPYKSVCHFDESIEGSHYRVLGKPNKEQIWDMLTDKQGGDTL; this is encoded by the coding sequence ATGGTGGTTCATTTCCTCATAGGGCGTTCGGGAAGCGGCAAAACAACGAATATATTGCAACAAATATCGGCAGAATTAAGCCGATCATCACAAGGTAATCCCATGGTATTGGTTGTACCGGAACAGGGTTCTTATCAAGCAGAGAATGCATTGGTAACATCAGGTTCAGTCAGAGGGATTGCGCGCGCGCAGGTACTAAGTTTTCAACGTTTGGCTTTTCGGGTCATGCAAGAGACGGGTGGATCGGCACGTGTGGGCATCAGTGAAGAAGGTAAACGAATGTTGCTCTATAAAATTATTCAAAGACGTAAAGAGGAGCTGAAATTGTTCGGTCCTTCAGGTGATCAAGTGGGGTTCGTGGGAAGATTAGGCCAACTGTATACAGAGATGAAACGGTACTGCATTGATGCTTCGAATGTTTCAGAACAGCTCGCCTTGATGAATTCTAATGGGTTGGGTACACCTATCCTACGCGATAAATTAGGAGATATCGTAACACTTTATCGAGATTTTGAACATGAACTATCGCCCTTGTACATGGATAATGAAGATTATTTAATGACATTAGCAGAAGCAATACCGAATTCTCCATACGTGAAAGATGCAGATATTTGGATCGATAGCTTTCATGGGTTCACACCACAAGAGTATACCGTTTTGCAACAATTAATGTTACATGCTTCTTCTGTTACCATAGCGCTCACGCTAGATAAAACATACGAAATGGGGATTCTCCCACATGAGCTAGATTTATTTCATCCGTCCGCCACAACCTATGCAAAGTTAAAGGGAATGGCTGGAGAATTAGGAATAGAGACTAGCGATAGACTTTTGAGTCCAAATAACCTTCCTAAATTTGTGAATAGCCCAGAGCTTGCGCATCTCGAACGTGGATATGATCGTCGAATTCCTTGGCGGGAAGATCAACAAACAGAGCAGCTAGAGTCTCATGGCATATCTATACATGCTGCTGTTAATCGGCGTGCAGAAGTTGAGGGAGCACTACGTGAAATGCTTCGGCTCGTTCGTAAAGAAGGAGTTAGATATAGAGAAATGGCTATCTTTGTGCGGCAAATAGGAGATTATGAGCCTATACTAGGACCTCTTTGCCGTGATTATGATGTGCCATTCTTCCTCGATCAGAAACGGAGTGAGTTACATCATCCTTTGGTGGAGTTTATTCGCTCAGCACTTGATATTGTAAAAAGACGTTGGAAATACGAGGATGTATTTCGCTGTATTAAAACAGATTTACTATTGCCATTAGATGGGTCTGTAAATCGCAAAGACATGGATAAATTAGAGAATTACGTATTAGCATGTGGTATACATGGATATCGCTGGACAGATGGACAGCCATGGCGGGCAACTCCAAGTCTTTCGCTTGAAGGGGATGCTAATATAGATCGGGAGCAGCAGGGGGAAGAATTGCTTGCCTTGATGGAACGCTGTCGTGCAACGATTAGCAGTCCGCTGTTATCTTTTGAGAATCGTGTAAAGACAGCGAAGTCAGCTCAAGATTTATGTACAGCAGTATATTTATTATTGGAAGAGGCTCAGGTTCCGCATAAGCTTGATCTTCTAAGCCATGAAGCATTAGAAGCGGGTCAACCAGAGGCTGCCAAAGAACATCGTCAGTTATGGGGAGCCGTTCTAGATTTACTGGACCAGATTGTAGAATTGATGGGTGAGGAGCACATCAGTTTTGATCTATTTATGGGAATATTGGATACAGGATTGACGGAACTGAAATTGTCCTTAGTCCCGCCTTCCATTGATCAGATTCTAATAGGTAATATGGATCGTACGCGTACTAATGGAGTGAAATATGCATTTCTTCTAGGATTTAATGATGGCGTTGTCCCTGCTATTCTTCAGGAAGATGGTGTATTAACGGAACAGGAGCGATTGCTGCTATCAGATACTGGAATGGAGCTAGCTCCAAGCATTTCTCGTAAACTACTAGATGAAAGATTCCTGATCTACAATGCATTAACATCAGCAAGTCAACATGTGTGGATTTCTTATGCGTCAGCTGATGAAGAAGGCAAGGCACTATTACCTTCGGAAGTCATTCGGCATGTGAAGAAGATGTTCCCATTCCTAAAGGAACAGTCACTTGTGGGACAAGCACAACGAGGGCAAACTCGCGAAGAACAGTTAGACTTTGTTACTAATCCGAAACTTACGTTGAGTCAACTCATTATACAGCTTCGAAATTGGAAGAACGGTAGTGAAATTTCTGATTTGTGGTGGGAAGCATACAATTGGTACTTACAGCATGAGCAGTGGCGAGAACCTATGTTAATGTTACTCCGTTCATTATTTTATGTGAACGAAGGAGCACCACTAGCCCGGAAAACGAGTCGTAGGCTTTATGGCAGTAGAATTCGTACAAGTGTGTCACGGATGGAGAAATTTGTTGCATGTCCATTCTCACATTTTGCTTCTCATGGGCTAAAACTGAAAGAACGCCAGATGTATCGTTTAAAGGCTCCTGATATTGGCCAATTGTTTCATTCTGCACTTAGTGATATCGCGACACAATTACAGAGTCGAAGAGTAAGTTGGGGGAGTTTAACACTTGAAGAATGTCGATCGGAGGCTAATATTGCTGTAGATCGATTGACGCCACTTTTGCAGGGGGAAATCTTACTAAGCTCTAAGCGATATGCATATATATCTAGAAAACTAAAAAACATTGTTGGAAGAGCTTCTATGATTCTTGGTGAACATGCAAGAAGAGGTAATTTTGAACCTGTAGGACTTGAACTTGATTTCGGTACAGGGAAGACACTTCCAGCGCTGAATTTCCCTTTGGAGAATGGTTCGATGATGGAAGTTGTAGGTCGAATAGACAGAGTAGATATGGCTCAGGGCGAGCAAGGAATCATGTTAAGGGTTATAGATTATAAGTCTAGTCGGAACGATCTTAAACTACATGAGGTCTATTATGGATTGTCACTTCAATTGCTGACCTATCTAGACGTATTGTTGACATATTCAGAAGAATGGTTAGGGAGAACAGCTATTCCAGCGGGAACATTGTATTTTCATGTGCATGATCCATTGTTGCAATCAACGAATGGAATGAGTGCGGAGCAAGCAGCTGATGAATTGCTCAAACGTTTCAAAATGAAGGGTCTCCTTCTCGCAGATCGTGATGTTATTGCCCAAATGGATACCTCATTAGATAAAGGTTATTCGACTATTCTACCGGTTGCGTTGAAATCAGATGGTAGCTTTTATAGTAGCGCCGCTGTGGCAAGCAAGGAGCAGTGGGGAAGTCTTTTGGCTACGGTTAGGAGTAATATCACAAATATTGGAACACGGATTACCGAGGGTGAAGTGAAGGTGGAGCCTTATCGGATTCAGAATGAAATTGCTTGTACATTTTGTCCGTATAAATCTGTGTGTCATTTCGATGAATCTATTGAGGGTAGTCATTACCGTGTTTTGGGAAAACCAAACAAAGAACAAATATGGGACATGCTGACTGACAAGCAAGGAGGGGATACATTATGA
- a CDS encoding RsmE family RNA methyltransferase translates to MQRYFVPVEQFMENTVEITGDDARHITRVMRGKAGDKIFVSDGVSREALVELDLLEQGLVTANIIEHLDMLQEARVKVTVAQSLPKGDKMETVIQKCTEIGAVSFVPFLSQRTIVQYDAKKEEKRLDRWRKIIKEAAEQSHRNIVPTIESPLTWSQLMKSFSEYDAVYFCYEKEHGLQLRDALTSFIPSVEASGTPKVLLIVGPEGGFTEEECLKAEEAGAVSVGLGRRILRCETAGMVALTCILYDFGEMGGV, encoded by the coding sequence ATGCAACGATATTTTGTTCCTGTGGAACAATTCATGGAGAATACGGTTGAAATTACAGGTGATGACGCTCGTCACATTACGAGAGTCATGAGAGGTAAGGCAGGAGATAAGATCTTTGTTAGTGATGGCGTATCTCGTGAAGCATTAGTCGAACTAGATTTGTTAGAACAAGGTCTAGTAACCGCTAATATTATTGAGCATCTCGACATGTTACAGGAAGCTCGTGTGAAGGTTACGGTGGCGCAAAGCCTTCCCAAAGGGGATAAGATGGAAACGGTGATTCAGAAATGTACTGAGATTGGTGCTGTATCTTTTGTTCCTTTTCTATCCCAACGTACAATTGTTCAATATGATGCAAAGAAAGAAGAGAAGCGACTAGATCGGTGGCGTAAAATAATTAAAGAAGCTGCAGAGCAAAGTCACCGTAATATAGTTCCAACCATAGAATCACCTCTGACATGGTCTCAGTTGATGAAATCTTTTTCGGAGTATGATGCAGTTTATTTTTGCTATGAGAAAGAGCATGGATTACAGTTACGTGATGCATTAACGTCTTTTATACCAAGTGTTGAAGCAAGTGGTACGCCAAAAGTGTTGCTCATCGTTGGACCTGAAGGTGGGTTTACTGAGGAAGAGTGTCTTAAAGCCGAGGAAGCGGGAGCAGTAAGCGTAGGACTTGGTCGTCGAATTCTACGTTGTGAGACTGCTGGCATGGTTGCTCTTACTTGTATATTATACGATTTTGGTGAAATGGGTGGAGTTTAG
- a CDS encoding NUDIX hydrolase, producing MAHKEISAGGVVYKHENNELYVQLIIDRYGKVSIAKGKMEQGESVEETALREIEEETGILGEIIAPVDIIAYTYQNPVHGSVNKEVHYYLVEATSGQLKPQLEEINDVSWYNAREAWHRQQQTGYRNNDIILRKALSLLGISV from the coding sequence ATGGCGCATAAAGAGATTTCAGCAGGTGGCGTCGTTTATAAGCATGAGAATAATGAGCTTTATGTTCAACTTATAATAGACCGTTATGGTAAAGTATCGATTGCTAAAGGAAAGATGGAGCAAGGCGAGTCGGTTGAAGAAACAGCCTTACGTGAAATTGAAGAGGAAACAGGGATTCTAGGTGAAATTATTGCCCCGGTGGATATTATTGCTTATACGTACCAGAATCCTGTACATGGATCAGTGAATAAGGAAGTTCATTATTATCTAGTAGAGGCTACAAGTGGTCAGCTAAAACCTCAACTAGAAGAGATCAATGATGTGTCATGGTATAATGCGAGAGAAGCATGGCATCGTCAGCAGCAAACTGGCTATCGTAACAATGACATCATTCTCAGAAAGGCGCTTTCCTTATTAGGTATAAGCGTATAA
- a CDS encoding class I SAM-dependent rRNA methyltransferase — translation MASVILQRSQKKRLEQGHPWVYKSEIATVEGEPEAGQLVEVLNYQKRYIGTGYYNPASQITVRIVSYTPIDHMDQAFFTERFRNCLQHRERFIPEETAYRLVYGEADFLPGLIVDRFGDVLVVQVLTLGMDKCRNELVAALVDVMNPVGIYERSDVSVRELEGLEQIKGSLYGQCPRHVNVRENGLEIVVDIEEGQKTGYFFDQRENRASIEPLMTGWGGKSGISLHEVEQDGITKKLPVNKSGSVVTFPYWDGATVLECFSHTGSFTLHACKYGAKKVTCLDISQHAIESAQANVDLNGFTDRVEFVVDDAFQYLRTQVKGVEERVKRSHAGTGKNKLDTSKPMTTDGGRTWDVVILDPPAFAKNKGAVKGACRGYKDINLHGMKLVNEGGYLVTASCSYHMRPDLFLETIQEAALDAGKILRLIEWRAAGKDHPQILGVDEGHYLKFAIFEVRSK, via the coding sequence ATGGCATCCGTTATTCTACAACGTAGTCAGAAGAAGAGATTGGAACAAGGGCATCCTTGGGTATACAAAAGTGAAATTGCAACCGTAGAAGGCGAACCAGAAGCTGGGCAATTAGTAGAAGTACTTAATTATCAAAAAAGATATATTGGAACAGGATATTATAATCCTGCATCACAAATAACGGTAAGAATCGTGTCGTATACACCGATTGATCACATGGATCAAGCCTTTTTTACTGAGCGTTTCCGCAACTGTCTTCAGCACCGTGAACGGTTTATCCCAGAGGAGACAGCTTATCGCTTAGTCTACGGAGAAGCAGATTTTCTTCCTGGCTTAATCGTAGATCGATTCGGTGATGTGTTGGTAGTTCAAGTGCTAACTCTTGGCATGGACAAATGTCGGAATGAGCTTGTGGCAGCATTAGTTGATGTCATGAATCCTGTAGGTATATATGAACGTAGTGATGTATCTGTTCGTGAATTGGAAGGCTTGGAACAAATAAAAGGTTCATTATACGGCCAATGTCCACGGCATGTGAATGTTCGTGAGAATGGATTGGAAATCGTAGTAGATATTGAGGAAGGGCAGAAGACAGGATATTTCTTTGATCAAAGAGAAAATCGTGCATCCATTGAACCGCTAATGACAGGCTGGGGTGGAAAAAGTGGTATCTCTTTACATGAAGTCGAGCAAGATGGCATTACGAAGAAACTACCTGTGAATAAGAGTGGCAGTGTCGTTACATTTCCTTACTGGGATGGAGCTACAGTTCTGGAATGTTTCTCACATACAGGAAGCTTCACTTTGCATGCTTGTAAATATGGAGCGAAGAAGGTCACTTGCCTAGATATCTCACAACATGCTATTGAAAGTGCTCAAGCGAATGTAGATTTAAATGGATTCACGGATCGAGTAGAATTTGTTGTCGATGATGCTTTCCAATATCTACGTACACAGGTCAAAGGTGTTGAGGAAAGGGTTAAGCGTTCCCATGCAGGAACTGGGAAAAACAAATTGGATACATCCAAACCGATGACTACAGATGGAGGTCGAACTTGGGATGTAGTTATTCTGGATCCACCTGCATTCGCAAAGAATAAGGGTGCGGTGAAGGGCGCTTGTCGTGGATATAAAGATATTAATCTACATGGGATGAAACTTGTCAATGAAGGAGGATACCTTGTAACAGCAAGTTGCTCTTATCATATGCGTCCTGATTTATTTCTTGAGACCATTCAAGAAGCAGCATTAGATGCAGGGAAGATCCTCCGCCTTATTGAGTGGCGAGCAGCAGGTAAAGACCATCCGCAGATTCTAGGTGTGGATGAAGGACATTATTTGAAATTTGCTATTTTTGAAGTGCGTAGTAAATAA
- the prmA gene encoding 50S ribosomal protein L11 methyltransferase — protein sequence MLWHEFTIQTTEESVEMISNFLHEAGAGGVSIEESGTLNKVRDTKYGEFYDKPLNDIPEGQAEIKGYFSEESDMDMIVPILKQRIEELSQYDIDTGEVRYELKIVDEDAWANAWKQYFKPIRISNTLTIKPTWEEYTPEVEGEKIIHLDPGMAFGTGTHPTTTLCLRTLENVIQGGEEIIDVGTGSGILAIGAILLGAKHVLALDLDTVAVHSAKENATLNEMEGSITVKESDLLSVFKHQQEGINLGVTVPVKMVVANILAEVILLLIDDVYQVLEPEGIFITSGIYKNKEQVVQEALIASNFEIIDVNREEEWIAFVARKR from the coding sequence ATGTTATGGCATGAATTTACGATACAAACCACAGAAGAATCCGTCGAAATGATTTCTAATTTCCTGCATGAGGCAGGAGCTGGTGGTGTATCAATTGAAGAATCAGGAACACTTAATAAAGTTCGGGATACGAAGTATGGGGAATTCTATGATAAACCTTTAAACGACATTCCAGAAGGGCAAGCTGAGATAAAAGGCTACTTCTCCGAGGAATCGGATATGGATATGATTGTTCCTATATTGAAGCAACGGATTGAGGAACTAAGTCAATATGATATAGATACTGGTGAAGTGCGTTATGAGTTAAAAATTGTGGATGAAGATGCATGGGCTAATGCTTGGAAGCAATACTTCAAACCAATACGTATCTCTAACACTTTGACGATTAAGCCAACATGGGAAGAATATACTCCTGAAGTTGAAGGTGAGAAGATCATTCACTTAGACCCAGGGATGGCATTTGGAACTGGAACACATCCAACAACCACGCTATGCTTACGAACACTAGAGAATGTGATTCAAGGTGGAGAAGAGATTATTGATGTGGGTACAGGTTCTGGGATATTAGCAATTGGTGCTATTCTTCTTGGAGCAAAACATGTCCTAGCTCTTGATTTGGATACAGTAGCTGTACATAGTGCGAAGGAAAATGCGACCCTCAATGAAATGGAAGGAAGTATAACGGTTAAAGAAAGTGACCTTCTGTCAGTATTCAAGCATCAACAAGAAGGTATTAATCTAGGAGTAACTGTACCCGTGAAGATGGTCGTTGCGAATATATTAGCAGAAGTTATTTTATTACTTATTGATGATGTCTACCAAGTATTAGAACCAGAAGGGATATTTATAACATCTGGAATCTACAAGAATAAAGAACAAGTTGTTCAAGAGGCTCTAATAGCATCTAACTTTGAGATCATCGATGTGAATCGTGAGGAAGAGTGGATTGCATTTGTAGCTAGAAAGAGGTAA